The following DNA comes from Anastrepha obliqua isolate idAnaObli1 chromosome 1, idAnaObli1_1.0, whole genome shotgun sequence.
TGAGCAGGTAGTATCAGTAAAGCAGctgctttgatttttttcgttttaattagtctctaaattgacaaattttgctTAAATCACTCTAAACTAACAATTTTCAGGGACAAAAACAATACCAACATACATATCTCTAGTTTTTGCTCTACTGCTACTACCTGTTCAACGTGCTTTGCTTGTGAGCAAACAAACGGTAATAAGTTTTCTCATTTCTCGCATTTGCGCTCGCTTTCTTCTTCAGTCTTGGTGTCTTTATTTTACTCTGACGGGCTCATATTCACTATTAGTCAAGATAAATTAAGGAAAGACTGCCttgatttgataaaaattattaatcttaGCGCTAACTCCATGCTACATTCCTACAAATTACAAAATGACACAAAAAGAaagatttgcaatttttttttataaaattgtaatttatgGGAAGGATTTGTCAATATGAAGTTAGCGATAAGGCTGTATGTCTTACTTGTTTTTAGTGTCGCTCTCCAAAAGCTGTAGTTTGTAGTAAGAATTTTTATTGCGTTGAATATCTGTTAAGCCGAGAACAACATTATATTTGTCCTTTTTATGCACATAAACATGGGCGATGTCTTGCAGTCCGCTTTCTGGGTCCAcagctaatccatctttgattttcAACGTCATTGATTTTGCGACTGATTTGGTATAAatactttttgatttatttgtacTTGCGACCTCTGGCACAATACGCAAGTTGGGATCAGTGCCCCAATCACAAATAGTCGTACTGCTTATATAATTAATTACGTTTGAAGAGCTACTTTCTACCATATCCAAGTAATTTATAGGTATCACATGAATACCAAgctcttttgcttttttcattCGAGCTCCCATACGGTCTACCTCATcgcttgttgaaaatattgccgcAGTATGTtcagttatttttgttgtaatttcccCACCTAGTTTACTCAAACgcacctttattttattttcgccaTTTTTCGGACCAATATAAGCAAACTTCATATTGTAAAGAGGTGGCCGTTCGCGTTTAACTTTAGGtctgaaagaataaaaaaaaaaaatacgtgttcaAATCAATGATTACTTCTTAAATATCatgagcaaaaagttttagtatACACAGGTAGGATCATATAAAACATTTATGTTTTCaccacattttcttcatttaacgAACGAACATTTCTTTACGgagaaaatacgaaaaattttcCTCTATATGTCtggtataccctatgatcagaaagtactggaaatgtttaatttaaacgaaccgcgcacgtgggaactggtccgtatttttttcttatgttggtaggactgtaagacacacatctgtcactttttagcgccatcggatcatttgagagatgctgtacgtcgcaaacggccggaaatgtgggcaaacaattattggattttgcatgatgataacgcgccatcgcaccgagcccaaattgtgctggattatttgaccaaacaccaagtaaataccatcgtgcaagcaccgatATGATATGGACCCATGCGACTTATTTTTGtatcccaagttgaagttaccacttcatggaaggagatttcagttgatagaggagatcaaagagaatgtgacgaaggagctgaagccatcccttcgtcggcctaccagaggTGCATGGAGGACAGGGTttaacgttggcacatgtgtgttgcttcagacgggtcatattttgaaggagataaaataaatttgcctgaaatttaactctgttttgttttattaataaaaaaacatttttctaatagcggtcgcccctcggtaggctatggcaaacctccgagtgtatttctgccatgaaaaagctcctcataaaaatatctgccgttcggagtcggcttgaaactgtaggtccctccatttgtggaacaacatcaagacgcacaccacaaataggaggaggagctcggccaaacacctaacagaagtgtacgcgccaattatttatttatttattttttttttttttatttaaacattcccggtactttcagatcatagggtatattatATACCTCACACAGAGTTTGGAGTGCGGAGGGAGTGATTAGAAAGAGAGGAAGTGATGCTGCTCTAGTAAGCTCCGGGGAACTGTGAAGGCTTCAGTTGAGGTACTCAAATGAGACACCGGTACATTGTCCGGTCAGATAATGGCGagcgaaatattttacatacatagacCCACTACACCAGCTGCCCGGTAGGATATCACCACCATATTGGTGCGCTTGCCAGAGGTAAAAACCGATTGGTTCATTCATAAGTAGTCAAGTTCGAAGCCTGCTATGGGCAAGATACACCAAATGACGAAAACGGTTGTCTCTCATATCGGTTGCCTCTCGTCAGACTAATGCAAAccaaaaagctcttcataaaaaatatctgccgttcggagttggcttaaaccTGTAGGTCCCTCTCTTTGTgccacaacatcaagacgcagacGCAAGAAACAGGaagaggagctcgtccaaacacgcaaaaaaggtttaagcgccaattatatatatatacatatatatatataacatattaTATTAGGCTATGCAAACAAACGTTCTTCGTAATGATAAACGACTACTGCAAAGTTAAAACGTTTTTAGGGGCCAACggaaaaattgtttgttctaaaaattttacattttaaaattcaacTTTGACATTGAGTTCATAGGAATCAACGACCACAAAATACTCAGTAGTGATAACAATAATAACCGGGATATGCTTTAAATAActactttgttttctttttattaaaaaaaaaaatgtataatacccAGCCGAAAGCTTTAGTTAGTACTTTTACTAATGAAATATAAGGCACCCGCTGAATCCatagtacagtaggttctgtttttatgcggcttttttttatgcggttttgaaatagtgcggttttttttttaaattacaaaatgcatgtcgacctatcgggaattgtacatataaacaagattctaaaccagctaagcaaaaactcatcacagattacatcagaaatgctaaccctacaagtatggaagatatataaagatataattttcaaagatacaatattttgtttaagcgattttatttaattatttcagattcatgcggtctatggaacgtatctatagtaataatatgggactagtgcccttttttatgcgattatttcagatttatgcggttttagcatttgaaacgtatctatagttttactatagaactagtagctttttttatgctgtttcttttttatgctgtttcttgcggaacgtatctaccgcataaaaacagaacctactgtatatgtaAAATTATGAGAACGAGctttattttatatgcatataattgtaaataaataaatatttttttttatttaattgtaaataaatattaattatcaaatatttataattattaataatttgagAAATATACTTACTCATTTGACTCATCTTCAGTTTTTGCCTGCACACTTTTGGATATAACTGCGATACTGGGGGGTATATATTTAACAATCCGACAACCCgtcttgtttttgattttttgtaaaaagctATATTTCTCCTtcaaatttgttggtattttacaAGGCTTACGTTCTGGCTCTTTTATAAGATTTGAACATTTTGTCCACTCTGTTAATTGTCCATTACACAAATAGCCAGACTTGCTAAATAATAACTGGCATCCCTTGCACTGAGGACAAGGCAACAAAGCTCCAAACGCCAACATATCTGCTAGTTGATTCAAAAGTTTCTCCGAATCGCCGGTCGTTGGTTCTTGATTATTGTATTCTAACAAAGAATTAATGTCTTGCTTTTGCATTTGATCTGCTGCCATTTCACGAAGCTTAAATATATGTTTAGACTGTTTTTCTATTTCCTTATCGAGTTTTTCTTCCTCTTTAgaattttgctcaattttggcCTTCTTGGGCTCCAACCCAGCTTCGAGTTTAATAGccctattttaaataaagaaaaaaaccataacttttatttcattaattatgTATAGTTACATACGGTAAAAGCTTTAAGACATCAGATTGATCATCCTTTTTTAAGCTTTGAAACCCGGGAAGACAATCGCCCTTTTCAGACCAGCCAAGTTCGCTACGTAGCTGAGCAAAACATTCTACATGATGCCACAATGGTTGACCTCCATACTTCATTCCAACTTCCGTATCGTATACTGTTTTCCGAATGCGTACCTggtcctttaaaattttttgttcgcaTCCACGGCATGCGGCTCTGCCAGACTTAGCGTACTCGATACCAAAATCTTTCAGTGCAGAATTTTCCGTAGCTGATCGTTTTTTCCCCTTTTTAGAAGAGCTAACAACTGGTTCAGCCGAacttttatctataattaaaagtaacgattttttttaaataggatCCATCTTATGtccataaaagaaaatataagtacatatgtaatggtttatttttcattagtgCGAAGCTTAAGTCGAGAACTACACccagggtaactctcgaagaatacacttttgtgtttttatttaaaaaaaaatattatttattattgatatcgcccctcccctGAAAccccgttttttagaagaggcttgcggtgatcacagtagcgcatgagcagctcaactgaaattaaaaaattaaatgattattgtataaaaatgttttatagtgAATCTGAatggtttatttacccaaaaagctttgcaccaaaaaaacgatttttgaggggttgaaaagtaaaaaaaaattaattccagcgaactatgcacaaatttataaaaagtgaaccgttcatgaaccgattcacgaggttgtaacttcgaataattaaaaaaaaagttatgcaaatcggtcaaatagtttttgataaatgatGATCACCGCgacagaaatttaaaaacaacacgacttcgagataatcgcgtctaaagatTTGCatgcacttcatttatggataagtTCGCGCGCTTCCatggtctgtaactttcgttctagtgctccgatctttatgattttttgaatttatatttttaagatgatgtacttttagaatatggcataaaaaattttagattttttagtccaacacaaggtatataaccccttaacagaAATTATCtggtaatttaaaatatttaagaggATAAGTGTTTTGAGATTTAATGTATGCCACATAAaagcacttttttatatttaacgataactttttactgtcacaccaactaaaaaaattataaacataaatCATTTTATAAATACAGGACATGAGAGGTacagtatattttattctacgAACCATCCTACGATTATCggcgaacaataaaaaaactacaatttttaaaacaagtACCAATATCATTTATAAACAAGAAAAACGGTAAAGGGGCCAGGCTGCTACCCTGTGGGACGCTTGATATTGCGACAAAAGAATTAGAATTGCAATTTTCGATTTCAACAAACAATAATCTGTTAGAAAAATATGATGATTTTAACCATGTTAGGAAAATGGCATTACACCCAATGCATCATAGTTTATGTAAGAATATTGTATGTAAAACCTTGTCAAAGGCATATATAATAATTAGCTGATAATTATCTTGAAAAGATGATAAATTGGTAACAGTGGAACGACCGGCACAAATCCATGTTGGTGCGATTCAGCTATActtttaaatgcaaaaatttacgatttttttcgaAGAAAGAGTTTAAAAGGGCGCATAAGactatgaggtcgaagtgcaaaactcgaagaaaatctaaaaaacaaaacagttcaAAAACAGCTCTGTAATTCGagacttaattttatttccttccaACTATTAATAAAGGAACCAGTAGAAAATGATTTAGGATGTGGCATAAAACATACATAGATTTTActgtttatgtatgtgtgttttgttttataaaaataagagcAGAAACCATCAATATCACTTTTTAGGGGCACAGCATTAGTAGCATCTAATTCAGAGAAAAATAAGAGATCCAAAATCTAAATGGGATGGACAGTGGCGTCAATATCATATCATAACGAAGTGCTCGACAGTTTTTAGTAAAAGACCGCACGGATAAAACAATCAAATTCCAAAGTTTAGATTCAAGCCTATTTATCTACTGATTATAAAGAAATTTGTCAGAGGCATTAGCAGCGTCATGCATTTCTCTCTTAAGATAGATATTATTCATGTTAGGTTTATATAGTTTGTGTTACTTGTTTCTTTtatgtttcaacttttcaaaGCTGAGGTCTACCATGCCATTTACATGGAAAAGGAGACAAAGTGTTAGAAAATATATCTAGATGTTGAACATAAAAGTATCAAAGCTCTCACTGATATCATTTAATTTAAGaatattattcaaatttatgtataaaatagaaataataaactCTTCAAAGCTCGCATCACGAAAATTTAAACAAGCAAATTTATTATTCATCAATGGAAAAGCATCAATAAATTTATTCCAGTGAGCATTCTAAGTTTGTCCTCAGGAAGGGTAATGAGTTTCTCAAATCTCTTTTTAGTATGCTCTCCCAGTAAGGACTTCGACTAgtccatagtttggtgccaacTTACGTTTCGTAGCCTTACCTCTTCACTTATAAGTGGAATGTTTCCCATGGCAATTAAAGGATGCGGCTTCATGTCGGGACCGAAGCGAGCGTTCGTTGAAAAGTTGCCTCAGAGCATCTTCGCCACTGGAATAGTCCATGTCATGAGATGATGAACGCTGTTTACTTAAGAACGTATTGTTAACGCAAGATTTCCATTGGTAACTGTCCGTAGGCGTTCATCAGATCTAGTATGCTGATCTATTTCGTGCTGTATAGTTTCTTCAGTTAATCGTGCATTAAATTAGCGATAATCGATTCAAAGGCGTCTAGTATCTACGATCGGAACACATTCGGTTACGGCCCAGCCCATATgcataataaactgctcagcattcatcgggagactcttactACCTCCTTAAGCTCCCGACTCCCGAATTCCGTTATCCGAGAACAATCACCACCcgttgcagacgaagagcttcaactTTCCCGAGAGTCCCACGTAACTTtgacacaattacgttctgaatactgtagcaggttaaactcctacctatccagaatcgaccccgacatactaaacatatgtccggcatgtgaaggcaccccgcacgacactaaccaccttttcacatgcccgaTCAAACCCaatcatctaacacccctctccctctggacttaacctgtcgaaacagcaagtttcctggccctaccgttagatgagctagacgaagacgaccggtgatttacactacactgacaggccaaagttactgctacaacaacaacaacaacaagagagGAAGGGCCCACCATTGTAACTATAAAATGCCCAATCTGAGAACCCCAGGAAAAGCATAAAATACCGTCGTGCATTGCTTATTGTACGTTGAAGAGAAATGTCTAACGCAATTGTtaacccagcaagcatttaattaaggctttataataatttaatataaagggtttttccaTAAGGACGGGTATGcatgcagaatgtcaaacgtggcgtttgctgtgtggcacgtagcgccgtcctgctggaaccacatgccgtctaggtccatatgatTCAATATggaccataagaaattggaagggccaccacgtctaccgaaaaatgggcgcaatgcgcgcaacgtttgcgttaatgaacactaattttgagaataaagttttatcatttgaacgtgctgttcaatcgtgcaacttgccatgatgatttggcataaacaactgaataataaacaaaagatttgacagatgccaccaaaacaaaatggctgccacatagcgccaaaatcgacccgcgccaattgaaaaaccctttatatgaaaatgttgttttatcacaaaatgtataaatgtttataaacaaaacaactgaataataaataaaagatttgacagatgtcaccaaaacaaaatggctgccacatagcgccaaaatcgacccgcgccaattgaaaaaccctttatatgaaaatgttgttttatcacaaaatttataacaaaaacaaaacgaaaaaaacgccCTCGGCACAAatgtttttgttcaaatttttaatatttatgaaaatattattttatcgaaAGCCAAGGGTTAATTTCACTCATTttaaaaaccacaaaagttcTATCCAGGGTTTTTCCAGCGGTGCGTATTCTTAAGATATACcctaaaatatatgcatttaggtaaggttttataattcaaaataatttttaatgcagAATAGGGATTCAGAATAGCGTGAACATTCGGCCCACGAACACGCTCAGAATTATAGCTCTCAATCAATAAAATCCTCCTTTCTGTTACCGCAGTATAATGGACTGACATTCCCTGCCGATATCATaacgcttttttatattttctaaaaaaattggtgaaaaaaattgttccctTTTGGTTGACTAGGGTTTTTCTTGCTAATGTTTTCTCATTATCATTCCTTTGACATTGCGTCCCGCACATTTATTTTGCACGGTAGAAGGGCATTggtaataatagaattttaatagaatacagattattatttagcaaaaaaaggtTTAAATTAAATGTTCAATCAATATAAAGTGAATATTGTTCGTTTTCTGTGTTGGCATTTAAGTGAAAGGTGCATGTGGTATAgggcatttttttaaacttatgcAAAAATACGCATTTTTAGCTTTAAATATTCCTATTAATTCTTAGTGGTATTTTATAAGTGTTGtaaatcaaaaggctgatatatttgtgagttaaatttttcaatttaggtTCTCGAACTTAAGCATTATAAGCCAACTTTTCGTGGTAGTAATGGAAAGCTATCACCATTTATTTTGTACATTACAAAcgttttgaacatttttaataaaagagttttaaaaaaaatatatagtgctATTTAGTAAAATAAGTTGCAAATCAATTGTTCCATCAATAAAAGAAACTGTATAAATTAATATTGTTCTTTTTCGGTATTTGTATTCAAGTAAAATAAGTGTTTGTAATAGCGCCCATTGGCTTTAGTGTAATCCTTCATGAGCAATTTTACGCAAAATGTAATAAtgtatttaatgaaacttggtgaaTATTGTATTTTAGTAAGAGTATTTGAaacttgtgaaaaaaataaatatttttaacgtTAATACAATacgtttataacaaaaaaaaaaaaaaataccataaataaGAACGGTGATATATCGACTACATTTctatgtaattatttttaaattagatCCACTTCCTTAAACATTAAAAGCAAAACTTTTGTGGCCATAATGTAGAGCCAACTTTTCATCATGACAGAAAATCACAATTAGTTTCACAATTGTATGCAAATGCTTACCAACTTTCAACCTTAATCTCTTCTGATCTTCAAATCGAATGTTTTCAAAGTTTTCTATATCGCCTACAGATTGTGGTCGttgctttttgaaaaaacaatccTCATGGAACCACATCGGTTGCTTTCCGTCATGAAATGCAGactacaaaacaaaacataagTTAATTATTGTTTTGCTATCCTTCTACAGATTTCACAAACCTGAACCATGGCAGCAAGACGAAGCGATCCTTGAGGGATGCTAGTCTTACACATTTTGCAAGAGGCTCTGCCGCTTTTAGCATATTCAGTTTTATAAGGTAGTTCTAAATCCATCAGAATTATAATGAATACAAATTATTTCCAATTAATTATGCTTCACTCCAAATACTAAAACACAAAACCCGCTCAATAATAGATGCCGGGAATTTTCTATTTCGAAAAATAATCGTTTGAGTAGTGATGCAAATCGATTTAACTTAACAGCTGTTTACAGAGATCAACTTCCACAGGCCATAGGTAGAACTCGAATAACTTGGACAAGTATTTGGTATTTACTAACCTTGAGATTATACAAGAGAATGTTCTTAAGACAATGGAAAATACCTATTAGCtgtcaaataacaaaaaatatttttttgtgtagccTAGGCGTCCCGAAATTTAAAAAGACAGCTCTCTTTTATGGGTTAACATTTTAGTGATACGTAGAttataataatatgtatattaatgaCACTTactaaatttccaaaatatatCAAATCAGATCATTTGCCGTATTTACTGTCGTCGAAAATTCATAGAGAATGACGAAGACAATGAGAGAGTTGTGAGTCCATtcgtaaaaaaatgtgaatacaTTGCCTGCATAAAACAATTACGTGTAAGCAACATATACG
Coding sequences within:
- the LOC129247087 gene encoding poly [ADP-ribose] polymerase — translated: MDLELPYKTEYAKSGRASCKMCKTSIPQGSLRLAAMVQSAFHDGKQPMWFHEDCFFKKQRPQSVGDIENFENIRFEDQKRLRLKVDKSSAEPVVSSSKKGKKRSATENSALKDFGIEYAKSGRAACRGCEQKILKDQVRIRKTVYDTEVGMKYGGQPLWHHVECFAQLRSELGWSEKGDCLPGFQSLKKDDQSDVLKLLPAIKLEAGLEPKKAKIEQNSKEEEKLDKEIEKQSKHIFKLREMAADQMQKQDINSLLEYNNQEPTTGDSEKLLNQLADMLAFGALLPCPQCKGCQLLFSKSGYLCNGQLTEWTKCSNLIKEPERKPCKIPTNLKEKYSFLQKIKNKTGCRIVKYIPPSIAVISKSVQAKTEDESNEPKVKRERPPLYNMKFAYIGPKNGENKIKVRLSKLGGEITTKITEHTAAIFSTSDEVDRMGARMKKAKELGIHVIPINYLDMVESSSSNVINYISSTTICDWGTDPNLRIVPEVASTNKSKSIYTKSVAKSMTLKIKDGLAVDPESGLQDIAHVYVHKKDKYNVVLGLTDIQRNKNSYYKLQLLESDTKNKYWIFRSWGRIGTTIGDHKLQSFAGLIEAKQSFYEVYRDKTGNEFDNRRNFVKVPGRMFPIEIDYEDEKIVNDTEKLKIPSKLDTSVQSLMKLLFDIDTMKKTMMLFDLDMEKMPLGKLSQKQIKAAYSVLTEIYELIQQNGAKANFIDATNRFYTLIPHSFGVQSPPILDSIEQVEKHRQVLDSLLEIECAFSMLQAESKEEDVNPLDKHYEQLKAKLEPLDKNSEEFKTLETYVRNTHGETHKMYELEIVDIFKVARQGESRRYKPFKKLENRKLLWHGSRLINFAGILSHGLKIAPPEAPVTGYMFGKGIYFADMVSKSANYCCTTSQDSTGLMLLSEVALGDMMECTSAKYVTKLPSNKYSVLGRGRTMPDPKESLIREDGVEIPLGKPITDTNLKTSLLYNEYIVYDVAQVNIQYLFRMNFKYNF